The genomic DNA GCTGCGAGAAGCGTTCGGGCGCTCGAGATGAAGACCCGTAAAGTGCTCGACCTGCACCTCCACGGGTTCACCGTCCCGGACGGTCGCGACAGACGCCGGCCTCGACATCAAGGCAGCAGGTCCCTCGTCGGACTGGGGCGCTCTGTGCAGGGCAGTCAGCAATTCTCGCCTCGGGAGCCGTCTCGAGGGGCAAGTGCTGCATCGTCGTCGCTGCTTCGCACGAAGAGCTGGTCGGCGTTTCCTTCCTGCATCGCCCGCGCGTAGGCGTCGACCTTGAGTTCGATCAGGTCCAGCGCTTTGTGAAGCGTGGCCATCTCAGCACGGACGGTGACCTCGTGTCGCTGGAGGATCTCCAGGCGCTGGGGCTCGTTCCCGGGCCCGTTGCGGACCAGCTCCGCGTACTTCGCGATGTCCGGGATCGGCATTCCCGAAGCGCGCAGTCGCTGGCAGACGCTGATCCATTCGATGTCGTCCGCGGTGAAGATGCGCCGCCCGCTCGCGCTGCGAGGCGCGCGTGGGAGCAGACCCTCGCGCTCGTAGAATCGCAAAGTGTC from Brachybacterium sacelli includes the following:
- a CDS encoding MerR family transcriptional regulator; this translates as MVVLEDLSIGDVSERTGLSVDTLRFYEREGLLPRAPRSASGRRIFTADDIEWISVCQRLRASGMPIPDIAKYAELVRNGPGNEPQRLEILQRHEVTVRAEMATLHKALDLIELKVDAYARAMQEGNADQLFVRSSDDDAALAPRDGSRGENC